From Pseudomonas sp. CCI4.2, one genomic window encodes:
- a CDS encoding glycosyltransferase family 4 protein, whose amino-acid sequence MRILVLSQYFWPENFIINDVVRELATQGHDVTVATGKPNYPDGNVYPGYQVSGAMKESFGDNILVVRIPLLPRGKGGALNLLKNYFSFVFYGLWYFPKLLKYQKFDTILVFAPSPILQVIPAIFMKKIKHSHLAVWVQDLWPESLSATGFVKNKTVLKLVGLAVKAIYAGCDTLLVQSRAFINPVSKYAALDKIVYYPNSLLELSPDPKSEPIPLDMESQFESGFNLIFAGNIGTAQSVETLVDTCRKMRSDKNFKLFLIGSGSLFDWVKTQKTAEGLDNLILPGRFPSSMMPAIFAKASALLVSLKDEEIFAYTVPSKIQSYLAAGRPIVASLRGEGAQVIADAGAGLSCPPEDSEALATCIRKMMALDDIEHREMGLSGRKFFEENFQMRQQVESLVEILLKRSQQSRENGQ is encoded by the coding sequence ATGCGCATATTGGTTTTGTCTCAGTATTTCTGGCCGGAAAATTTCATTATAAATGACGTTGTTAGAGAGCTTGCGACTCAAGGGCATGATGTTACGGTCGCGACTGGGAAGCCAAATTACCCAGACGGGAACGTATACCCTGGATATCAGGTTTCGGGAGCAATGAAAGAGTCCTTCGGCGACAATATTCTAGTCGTAAGAATCCCGTTATTACCGCGGGGTAAAGGCGGAGCTTTAAACTTGTTGAAAAATTATTTTTCGTTTGTATTTTACGGCCTTTGGTATTTTCCTAAATTGTTGAAGTATCAAAAATTTGATACGATTTTGGTATTCGCTCCGTCGCCCATTCTGCAAGTAATACCCGCTATTTTTATGAAAAAAATAAAGCATTCTCATTTGGCTGTTTGGGTGCAAGATCTTTGGCCGGAAAGTTTATCGGCCACAGGATTTGTAAAAAACAAAACGGTACTGAAATTAGTTGGGCTAGCTGTTAAAGCTATCTATGCCGGGTGCGATACGCTTTTGGTGCAATCCAGGGCATTTATAAATCCAGTGTCAAAATATGCTGCTCTCGATAAAATTGTTTACTATCCTAATTCACTACTTGAGTTGTCGCCTGATCCTAAAAGCGAACCAATTCCTCTCGATATGGAGTCCCAGTTCGAATCGGGGTTTAACCTCATATTTGCGGGAAATATCGGCACTGCGCAATCGGTTGAAACACTTGTTGATACATGTCGGAAAATGCGTTCCGACAAGAATTTCAAATTATTCTTGATCGGAAGCGGCAGCCTGTTCGATTGGGTAAAAACGCAGAAAACTGCTGAGGGTCTCGACAACCTTATCCTGCCTGGTCGCTTCCCTTCCTCGATGATGCCCGCGATTTTCGCCAAAGCCTCAGCGCTGCTTGTGTCATTAAAGGATGAGGAGATATTTGCCTATACTGTTCCCAGTAAAATCCAGAGCTACCTTGCAGCAGGCCGCCCGATTGTCGCCTCATTGCGAGGCGAGGGGGCTCAAGTCATCGCTGATGCCGGTGCTGGTCTGTCCTGTCCACCGGAAGACTCAGAAGCTTTGGCCACTTGCATTCGCAAAATGATGGCGCTCGACGATATTGAACACCGTGAAATGGGTCTTTCAGGGAGGAAATTTTTCGAGGAGAATTTTCAAATGCGCCAGCAGGTTGAGAGTTTGGTTGAGATCCTTCTGAAAAGATCTCAACAATCGAGAGAGAACGGACAATGA
- a CDS encoding SDR family oxidoreductase — protein MKVLLLGVTGMLGSVAYKAFCDDSKYEVWGTLRNPSGLKYFAEGIRKNLLSGVDVADFDSIVSVFSKIKPDIVMNCIGLIKQLADSKDPLSALPINAMLPHRLSKLCQLGNARLIHISTDCVFSGRKGGYEESDVSDAEDLYGKSKYIGELHNETHAITLRTSIIGHELSSSYSLVDWFLSQEGELKGFSKAIFSGLPVAELVNVIKDIVIPNTSLHGLYHVSAKPISKFCLLKLIADVYEKKISIIEDSSLIIDRSLVSQRFTLATGYCAPEWPQLIRLMHRSKSPNTMDTHYV, from the coding sequence ATGAAAGTGCTACTACTGGGCGTTACAGGAATGTTGGGAAGTGTAGCGTACAAAGCTTTTTGTGACGACTCAAAGTATGAAGTATGGGGCACACTTCGCAATCCGTCGGGGCTGAAATACTTTGCAGAAGGTATAAGAAAAAACCTCCTAAGCGGAGTCGATGTTGCGGATTTCGATTCGATCGTGTCGGTCTTCAGTAAAATAAAACCTGATATTGTAATGAACTGTATCGGTTTAATAAAGCAGCTGGCGGACTCGAAAGATCCCTTGTCAGCATTACCCATAAACGCGATGCTTCCACACCGACTATCCAAATTGTGTCAGCTGGGTAACGCGCGGCTTATTCATATCAGCACTGATTGCGTCTTCTCTGGGCGTAAAGGAGGTTATGAAGAGAGCGACGTGTCTGATGCCGAAGATTTGTATGGGAAGTCCAAGTATATAGGCGAGTTACATAATGAAACCCACGCTATTACTTTACGCACATCTATCATTGGTCATGAACTTTCGAGTAGCTATTCGTTAGTCGATTGGTTTCTGTCCCAAGAAGGTGAGCTAAAAGGCTTTTCCAAAGCGATTTTTTCGGGTCTTCCGGTGGCCGAACTGGTTAATGTAATAAAAGACATTGTCATTCCAAACACATCGTTGCATGGCTTGTATCACGTTTCTGCGAAGCCTATTTCGAAATTTTGCTTGTTAAAACTCATTGCTGACGTATATGAGAAAAAAATATCTATTATTGAAGATAGCTCTCTCATCATTGATCGATCTTTGGTCAGTCAGCGTTTTACACTGGCAACCGGCTATTGCGCTCCAGAATGGCCACAACTTATACGGCTAATGCATCGATCTAAGTCACCAAATACCATGGATACCCATTATGTTTGA
- a CDS encoding polysaccharide biosynthesis protein produces the protein MFDNKVLMITGGTGSFGHTVLKRFINTNVKEIRIFSRDEKKQEDMRIALSNDKVKFYIGDVRNVDSLQQAMVGVDYIFHAAALKQVPSCEFYPMEAVRTNILGTENVLNAAIASDVKRVVVLSTDKAVYPINAMGISKAMGEKLVVAKSRMIPEGGTVICATRYGNVMASRGSVIPLFVNQIRNGEDMTVTDPEMTRFLMSLEDSVDLVLHAFEHGQQGDVFIQKSPASTVGDLALALRELFAKTNSLKVIGTRHGEKLYESLVSREEMAKAEDMGRYYRVPADNRDLNYNKYFVEGEQKIAEFDDYTSHNTERLDIARIKKLLLKLDYIKDELNA, from the coding sequence ATGTTTGATAATAAAGTATTAATGATTACTGGCGGCACAGGTTCGTTCGGGCATACTGTGCTGAAGCGATTTATCAATACGAATGTTAAAGAAATTCGTATATTTAGCCGTGATGAGAAAAAACAGGAAGACATGCGAATAGCGCTGTCCAATGATAAAGTTAAATTTTATATTGGCGACGTCAGAAACGTTGATAGCCTCCAACAAGCTATGGTAGGCGTTGATTATATTTTTCATGCTGCGGCTTTGAAGCAGGTGCCGTCGTGTGAATTTTATCCGATGGAAGCAGTGCGGACTAATATTTTGGGGACAGAAAACGTTCTCAATGCTGCAATTGCTTCTGACGTAAAAAGAGTTGTTGTTTTAAGCACCGATAAAGCTGTTTATCCAATCAACGCTATGGGCATTTCCAAAGCGATGGGTGAAAAGCTAGTCGTTGCAAAGTCAAGAATGATCCCTGAAGGCGGAACCGTTATATGCGCCACTCGTTACGGGAACGTAATGGCGTCTCGGGGTTCAGTCATTCCTTTGTTTGTAAATCAAATCCGTAATGGTGAAGACATGACGGTCACCGATCCGGAGATGACCCGTTTCTTAATGTCTTTAGAGGATTCAGTTGATCTGGTATTGCATGCGTTTGAGCATGGGCAGCAGGGTGATGTTTTTATTCAAAAATCTCCCGCCTCTACGGTGGGCGATCTCGCATTGGCGCTCAGAGAGTTGTTCGCTAAAACTAATTCATTGAAAGTAATTGGTACCCGTCACGGTGAGAAACTGTACGAATCTCTGGTCTCTCGTGAAGAGATGGCGAAAGCTGAGGACATGGGTCGTTATTATCGGGTTCCAGCCGATAACAGAGATTTAAATTACAATAAGTATTTTGTTGAAGGCGAGCAAAAAATCGCCGAATTCGACGATTACACTTCTCATAATACAGAACGCCTTGACATTGCTAGGATAAAAAAACTGTTATTGAAGCTCGATTATATAAAGGATGAGTTAAATGCTTAA